TGGTCGGGTATGATGGAAAAAGCAGGATATCTCCAGCGAACCGGGTACAGCGCAATTGACAGCGAAGGGAATGCGCATGCAGTGATCGAGCTCCATATTCTTGGAACACGCTATGCGATCCGGCGTTCTGATCTTTCAAAAGCAGTATCCGGTCATGTTTTTGTGCAACTGGAGGAGCTCACCCACGAGTGGCAGTACTACCTTGGTGCGGTAAAGGGACTGGCACAGGTCTCGGTCTCCGGAAAAGCTTTGAACATCGAGTTGTTCGAGGCCGGGAACTTCACGGTCTCCCTAAATACACTCCGCGGAGTAATGTACGGAAAAGATCGCCTGGCAACTATCGTGAAGATACCGGCACAGCCCGCAATCGTTGCCCGTCGCGGGATTTACGGGCAGCAGCAGATCAGTGCAGCGGTATAATGTAAGCTGGCTGATTGCATGACGGGGCGCCATTCCCGTTTTGTTATCCCCGGCAACCCGTGAAAATCTCTCATTTTTTCTTTGTGAAATCGTGCAACATTAATAGTTCGGTGACAGATGATCATGTGTGGAGAAGAACACTCCTTTTTTATCCGGTAATACTGACGTGAACGGGTACAGGGAGCTGGGGTTATGAGCATGGATACCACGGATACGATGTACCGCGATCTGGTGGAATGCCAGCAGGACCTGATTGTCAGGTTCAACCAGGAAGGGCGTCTTATCTTCGTGAATGCCGCTTATTGCGAAGCAGTGGGAAAACCCAGAGAAGTACTCACCGGCAGCGTGTTCATGCCGGTCACAGATGAGCGATATGCCGATATCATTGCCACCCAGATGACCCGGCTCTTCCGTCCCCCGTTTGCCTGCACCGTGGAACAATGGATCCAGACCTCCAAGGGGATGCGGTGCTTCAGCTGGTCGGCAAAGTCGGTGCTGAACAGTGCCAATGCGGTTGAATCGATCGTAGCCACCGGCCACGACATCACCCGGATCAAGAGTGAACAGCGGGCGCTGAAAAAGAAGGATGAGGAACTGATGTTCGCTATCGAGAGCGGGAAACAGATGTATTACACGCATACTCCCGATCATACGATGATGTTCGTGAGCCCGCGGCTGCGGGCACTTCTCGGGTGCCGGCCGAAAGAAGGAAAACGCA
The sequence above is drawn from the Methanomicrobiales archaeon HGW-Methanomicrobiales-1 genome and encodes:
- a CDS encoding PAS sensor protein, giving the protein MDTTDTMYRDLVECQQDLIVRFNQEGRLIFVNAAYCEAVGKPREVLTGSVFMPVTDERYADIIATQMTRLFRPPFACTVEQWIQTSKGMRCFSWSAKSVLNSANAVESIVATGHDITRIKSEQRALKKKDEELMFAIESGKQMYYTHTPDHTMMFVSPRLRALLGCRPKEGKRTWTDYLTDNPINAAGLERTIRAIASGRREPPYRLEMSSPDGRKIRLEVNEIPLVKNGKTVSIAGCVTDVTEKALVEEGLAEAEMLIPDLAVAKKPLEGHVVYPVSRPKKQPGFFQSLFSKKPDEK